A stretch of DNA from Sebastes fasciatus isolate fSebFas1 chromosome 16, fSebFas1.pri, whole genome shotgun sequence:
CGGTCTAGGTCTTCGATGTAGAACATGATGAGCTTCCTGCGCTCCTCAGGGACACACTCCAGAACGAGGTACCGCTTGTCGTTCTGGAGGATCTTTTCCACATCCTTCAGATGTTGTTCTGACTCCTGGATCAGCTTTCTTGATCTGAGGGAAGAGAGAATGTGAGACGAAGGCACTCGGAAGCAGGATGGTAATACAGTGGAAACTACGgctgttaataattaaccgttaaccgacattaagcattttaaccgaataacgctatcggttaaaagaaatgtttataattaattaaaaagatgagcggctcagaggaacGGCTcatcactttaaggagaaaagctggtccaccttaacagcccaccttaagaggcggagccggagttgcaggatataGGAAGTTGGCTCAGGTTTCTCAGAGCTCGCTTGACCGGAGCGGAGTAGTTGTAGCATTTTtacaccgacaaataaactgtacaaacactgctacacctacgttcacagctataacgcctcCAACAACCCCaaactcaccgccgccacacacacacggtctgccGGAAACATTCCtctcattgagtaggtagttGTATAGCAAATGAAaaggcttttgaagcagttatttcaaatattaaagggtgtttcataaatatggatgattgaatttgtgctcattcaaagacgTGTAATGAAATGTTGAATCAATCaacagctcagttattttttCATAATGATGAGAttgtttccctggcacaaaaAGGGGAATcaataacagcaaaaacaaaatagttATTTGAAACATTGGTATCGGTCCGGAATTTTGCTATCGGTGAATCCCTAAATATAACAGGTGATTTCAGACTTTTCATAGCAGTGTATATTGATTACAAGTGCAAGAAAACAATACTTTTATTTGCTATTAGACACTTGTTTTGCTTATCTAGTATGTGAAAGTGAGTGTACACACCTGTATGTGATGAACTTTGTCTCCTTCAGCAGTGTTCTGAAGTCAGCTTTGGCTGTGATGTACTTGTCTTTGATGTAATCTTCAAACTCCCGCTGTCTCttctacaaaacacacagatgaaCACATCAGACACCAAAACTCAGATAAAATGGTTGAAACGTTACAGTCAAATTAAACCCAAGCCAGAACGCCTTTAAGACGGATGAAAAAATATCAACCACCCTTTTTGATCATTTCAGAACTGGGGTTTGGATTTTATGAAAGAAGCCATCTGACGTTGGGCtgatgacacacacatatagtgaACTATATAGTGAGTTGTAGTGCTGTCCAAATGTATAGTAAGAATTATTAGACCCTAGATAGTGGACTCAAAGTTTCCCACGATGCATCGTGAAAAGTAGTGTACAACGATGGTCACTAACCGAGCACTATAtataccatcatgcattgcgctgaaggaaaaaatggaaaacggacgagaggagagagaccAGTACCATTGAGACAAATCCATGAGTTGCATCGTGAGAATAATGTTTTAAGCAGAGCAgcacatcacaacacaaactGCCACAAAGTACTTattattgaattaattaatttgggaAAATATACTTGTTGCCCCCACATTAAAAGCCGTAGACATATACACTGCATCACTGCTTACCAGGGGGAacttaaattcactcagagcattttgTCAAGAGGTTACTCAACAAAATAGCTTACAACATGTATTTatcacaaaaatacatgtcacacgactttgttgaatactcgattctgattggtcaatcatgacGTTCTGCGGTCTGTCCTTCAGGGCAATGAGAGACCCTTATTTCTCATCATTTTGCTTGAGATTCTTGCAATGTAACTACATTATGTCTTAACCCGTCACTAGAGTCACAAAactcaagtattttttttgtcagaaagTAACTGTATTCTTTTATCATAAAAGCAAAATAACATAAGTCTTACTCTGTCACTGGAGGAGAACTTGATACAGCGAGGGTCCTCTTTGATTACCTTCTTCACCTCCTTCCATGTGGTTGTCAGAGTGAtctataaaacaaacaaaaaaaatctgtcaataAGCTTATAAAATTAATCAGGAATAAAGTTGATCAAAATATTTGATAAGCACATACATGGAAATACATTAAAAGCTGCAGAGTATTACGTTCCTTCTAGCCATGCTGACACACAAGAAAAAAGCAAGTAGAGAGAAAATGAATAGCGTAGTACATGTTCCTGCTTTTGGCACCTTTTTACTCCTCACCATGCTGGTCTCATCTAGTAGCTGCCTGAAatgttctttcttcttcttggccAGTGCTTCTACGTGTTCGTTAAAcagcttctccttctcctctcgcTCTAGCAGTGACGCCGACTCCCAGCGATGGTCCTTCCGCAGGTTACGACGAGTGTCTGACCACGTTGCATCTGAAGACCGTACCTGAGGaatgagtgaaaaaaaaaaaaacacttgttagTCTTGTGCTCCCGCCAACACACTTGCATTTCTCAAATGTTCAGGAGGTGCTCTTAAGGATCCTATATTATCATCTCTCCATCCAATCAATTTTTCTTACCAAATCTTCTGAAAAAGATGATGCGAAAAGATTAAGATTTAATGAAAACTCAAATATGAttaattttagggctgtcaatcaggATTAATCATAAACTAATCATATATTTTTTacctacaacctccgaaagatcgattgtgttaatgcgtttaaaaaaatttgtggcgttaaaacaaatttgtgttaatgcgtttttattgcgttaactttgacagccttaattaatttgtttcatGGGGGAAATAAAAAAGCTGCAAAGCGTCTCACCATATCAGACATGAGAGCTTTGAAATGCTGGATGGCCTCCTCCCTTTTGTGCTGCTCCCTCTCTCGGTCGATCTCTTTGGTCTGTTCTGATCGGGCCTTCTGCacctctcgctccctctctctgagACTGGCCTCGATACGAGCCTGCCGCTCCAACTCTCGCTCCTTGTCGATGTCCACACTCTGTGGAGGATGACACACGTGGTCTGCGTCAGTTTTGTTTGTTATATGATGTCAACAATGAGAGCTATACATGAAAGCATATACGTATATTCTCAACTACCAGTCAATTACACATTATTATGGAAATGACTTTTtctgtatctgtgtttttgaTCTCCTCATCATTGCAATTCTTAACAATTTGACAGATGATTCAGTCCATTTCTACTCTCGATATCGGGAGACGCTTAGACTGTTTTTACTCATCAGGAATTTATTGCCTCcatggcaataaaaaaacattacacaAGGCGTCAGAAGCTCCTGTAGGTTGAACTGGGATTCATGAACACATTTAGGGGTGACTGACTCAGACAGGCACTCTATAAATGGACTTGAAGAAACTTGCTAGCCTTGCAACAATAAGGCTACAAACAACCCATCATACAACATCATCTGTAGGAGACATTCTTTCCATTCAAAAAGAATATCTGGCATTAATAATACAGGGTTCCTACTCTTTTCTAGAGATAATTTTCCAGGACATTTTCAGTGATGATCTAGCTAGAATGACACACAAAGATCACGCCATACACTAATATGTTCCTCTGTGGAAGTCTGATTTAAAAGACATGCAGTCTATGGCTAAATCATCTCTTACATGATGAGAAATTACACATCAACTTTAGCAATGGAACCAAACATGCTCACCAATTAAACATtattcaaaagttgtgaagaaAGCAATGTTATGATGTCAACCAACCTACATGTGACGTGACTTAGGggtgtaaagtaaaaaacaatgttcAGTTCAACACTGAACAATAAGTTCACGGCTTCTCTCACACAGATCATATATCATTAGCACATACATATTGAAGCCATCATATTCCATACAGAGAAAACTGCTCATACCTTGGCTTGTTTTTCCATGTACTGTTTGAAAAGTTCTTCTCTGAGTGCGGAGCTTTCCACAGACTTGTATCGTGGGTCAGTCTCCAGCCTCTCTTTCACTTTGCTCCACCGCTGGCCTCCCTCTATGTGCTGCTCACTAAGGAGGTCATAGAAGTCTTGCTTCACCTGAGAGACAACACATCAAAATTGGAAATCTCTTCATCTCCCCTGCAGATGGTAAAAGCCTACAGGTGTCTTGACTCATGGTCAATCGACCTCACCTCACCTAAAAAACGCCACAGTCTCATTGTAGAGAGATACTTgaatgattgattgatatttgaATGTGAGCGGGTGATACCTTCTCTCCTCTGGACTTGGagtcctctttctctctcttccttatAGCGGTGATGAATTCCATGAAGATGGCCTCCCTGTCCTTCATCTTCTCTATGGTCTTAAATCGTGGGTCTCGGCCGTGTTTCACTGCAAATTCACTAAATGTTGTTctgcaaagataaaaaaaaaaaaagaaagaaaaacaatgcaGTTTCAATTTTGAAAAAGTGAACAGTTATAAACATCTCTTCACCACAACGAGAAAGAATAAAAGGCCCGTTTCTTTACCTTGGTGTGAACTTTGCGTCCTCCATCATCCTCCTGAACTCGTCTTTGGCCTGCATCAgcttgttcttcttctccttcctctcctcctccgctcGTGTCTTCACATACTGATCAAACACCTTTAGTGGACAAAATCACAAAAATATTACtgaaggatttaaaaaaatggctgGTACATGACACAGTGCTGTGAGAACAGTTAGGGGAGAgaggaaaacacatgaaaaagggagagaaactGAACCTGTTTCCTCTCTTTTGGGTTGAGGAGGAGATATCGTGGGTCAAACACAATCTTATGAAGTTCTTTGTCCCAAGTCGAGAATGCAGACACCTACATGCAAGATAGACAATGCTGGCTTTAGTCAGTCCAATATAAACTTgcatataataaaagattagACATTTTTGTATATGTCCagtgcagataaaaaataaaaacaaaaaaaggtacACAAAACTCGTAACATTGTTGTAAAATTTCACAAATTTGTGTTACCCCTCTCTCCAGCAGCATTTCTCTGAACTGGGTCATCCGGGCCTCGAGTGGCACTATAGCTCGTTCTCTGGCAGCTCTGAGCTCTGCCTCCATTGCTGCTTCCTTCTCAGAGTCtgcctccttcacctcctccttcctGTGAGGGCGAAAACCACAAAGgtgaggagaggtggagagaatgATCAATGAGAATGGAGAGATGACgtagaaaaaagaagaagaaaaagaaaaaaggtgacTCCttaaacatctgcagcatgatGGCATTAAGTTAAGGGAGACCCGCATGACATACTTCCTCTTTTTGGCTTTGGTTGGCTCCTCATCCTGATTCTCTTCAGTAGCAACGGCTAATTCTGGCTCCTCCTTACTGACACCTGTGagtgaacacacagacacaaaataaatactACACACACTGCAGCGCACAAGATGATGATAGCAGCACTTTCTTGCTCAGTATAAGAACTGCCCACTGGTTGTGTGGCTCTGAATATGTAATTGCTTCAAATCATCTATTATTAAGGGTTCAGGGttcatgtttctttatttgtcatttgtcaattccggctaagcagtcattggcaatgaaaaactttggtctcaggttccttcaacaatgctcataaaatatgtatatatatatatatatatatatatatatataaaaggggaaatcacacaagtaaaagcagAATGATAAtgtaaggcataaaatagtgcagttaaaatatagCGCttgaatataaacataagtaaatataaaataataatgtatgtgtaattttgttgaagacagcatttcagatgggaaaactgaatgtaaacaggatgtactATGTctatgcatgatgagaagtaatatatgtacacagaggtgtcacagtttgtaaaacattatgtaaagtatataaaggtaaaatGACAAGTGATGAGCTCAAGAGTTCAGTAGTCTTATGGCCTACGGGATGAAGCTGTCCCCGAGTCTGGTTGCGCACTACTAACCAAGCAATTAGCCTATATGTCACAATAATCAAAAGTACTGTGTTGAATGTCATTATCACTGACTGCATGTGAACGTGTGCTGCCCCCACCTATTTTCTTGCTGTCCTCCGGGCCTCTTTTgtgtggaggctcctggatgtgCTTGTCGACATCAGCTCGACCAACCAGCTCCTCGGGCCGGTCCCACATGGACAGCCGTGTTGTGGGATTGTAGAAGAACACGCGATCATCACCCGTCCATACCACACacctgatatttaaaaaaaacaacattaggcTTATTGCAATAAAGTGGAGTGGAGTGATGGTGTGGGTCGTGATGTGGTGTGCGTACCATGGCGTGCCAGGGATAGGGTTGGTGGCTATTGGTCTGGCTTTCTGAGCTGCCTTTTCCTCCTCGGTCATCTCTTCTTCTTTAGGCTCCTTGAaaaagaaacagagaaaaatcAGTTATCTCCATCACTATTACATTCATACTAGGGATGTCAGATTTGATTCATTTTGCCTTAAATAGCCTCACACCCATTAACCTGCAACTAACCGggtaattttaagaaaaaacacgAAATGACGTGAAATACAAGATGCGCTTTCATTTTAGTCCGGCAATCCATGACTCAATGAGCTTTGGCGACGCATTTCAGGTgctgaaatgttttttgttgtaaatgccttttattttattttattttggctttACTGAAGTTTACTGTCGCATTTGATCAGGTCATCGTTAAAAGGTACTCCTGTCAATCGGCCATTGATCGTTATCGGCCGACATTCAGTAGTTCACTCGTTTGATTGGTGGTCTCTATAAAATCCGATCAGAAGAGCCGATCAGATGACGCATTGATTCTGAattgaaacattttaaatacttttttgtttgcttttctcGCCTACTCTTTAATTCGTTCCGAGAGTGACAGCTGGACACACAACACGCTCAGCACCGCCGGAGCGCGTTGTCTGGACAGCCCAACTGGTTAATATAGGCGCCGAAAAGAAGCTTCGATGAAATTAATCTATAGGCCGACAAGTGTAACCGGGCAAAAATATTCTTGGTGGTCAACTGATTAACTATTGAACGTTATCGTATCTATATTCTTAGTATTTTCATGATTTATTTGCAaaaatttgtgtttttcattataTATCATTACACTATATGTAGAATATGAATGTAGTATTGTTTATGTTGTACAGTGTATAGCATTTCTTGCATTCTgaattattataatgttatcGTTTTATTCTCTGATTCTGTACTCAATTATGGTCATAGCAAAAATGCACTTTTGAATAAAAAACTTTGAGGCAGAGGTAATTTGACTCTTCACTTACCTCCTTCTCATTGttagtgttttctgttttgttctccTCGTCCTCCATCTCCATCGCCTCAGCTTCCTCCTGAGCCAGACGCTCCTTTATCCTTTGTGCTTCTTTTTCTAAAGACAGCGAGGAgaaaaaggcacacacacacaaactgtgagGTAACTAAAAGTGGTGCAACAAATGCAGCTTGTCATCAATTCTGTCGGGGTTGCATGTTAAGTAAACCTGCTAATTTATCAGTCATACCTGCTGCAAGTGGCACTGGTAAATCTTAGGACAGGTAATGTGGGATCAGggtttttgtatgttttgctGTGCAACTTGTCAGAAAAATGACAGTGTTGTTGATGAGCAGAAAACCAAAGTGGGTAAAGCTTTTCAGATTGGTGATACTGGAAATCAGCCCAAGCCTAGCACTCATCATCCACCAAAGCATTTTAAGTTCCACCCAACTAGAGCTGGGcgatatgatgatatatatatatctcgtTAAAACCTTATAAAAATGTCtgtttatatttttctatatcgtttctattgTAATGTCGAAAAACCAGCGGCCGAATTGTGTTACGGCAATATTTACGTCATTTGGACAACGATTTACTTTCTGATCATAACACGTGAGAGTGAAGTTGGTGCGAACGGTCAGAACAAAAAGAGCTTGTACCTAAACGGGGGCTACTTCTATCGTTTGGCTACAAAAAGTCAGAATAGGACCATCTCACTACATCACAGGCAGTTGTGTTCGCACTAGTCAGCAATGCCTACCTCTCTCCACTAGGGCCATTGGTTTCTCCCAGGTGGACTCCAGTGTTCGGTTGTTGTAGTAGTAATTTTTCCCATCAGCTGTTTTGTACTCTGACCACTCAGGGAGCTGCAATGATCCGGCCATGGAGGCAGGAGCTGCCTGGAGAGTCAGCTGTGGGTGCATCATGGAAACTAAAGGCGGTCCCATGCCAGGAAGCATTCCTGTCATTAGTCAGAGAGGAAAGAGACAACCATTATTGGCTGAGACTCATCTTTCTGTCTGAGCCACTAACAGTAGTTGCAGTGGATTATAATCTAGTAAAAGCATTAGTTTATACATCCATTTGTGAAATGTCAGTTCCCAGGTTTCCCACTTGTTATCAATAACATGTATTAGCAAATTCAGAGGTGAGACAGAGAGCTCCACAGGCAGAATAAAACTGATTCACTGCAACTTAAAAAGGGCTGTCCCTCTAAGCATTTGCCTGCTCATCTAGAGTAGATTATTAGCTGAAtgagtgaataaaaaaagattgttATCATTTGTGGAAGAAACTGTTCAAGTCTAAATATGTCTTCAAGAAACATAACTGATTGACAATAAACAGGccacatacacaaaaaacagtgaccacacacacacacacacaaccatgcCACAAAAGAAGACAACACacatgaccacaacatgtagcTCTAACTGCTATTCTAATGAATCTCTACTAGGCAAAAGCAGCTAGCGTTATGGGAACTAGCAAAGATGGCCTCGGTctccaaacacacacctcaAAATGACTGATCCTAACAATCAACGGCTCGGCCCAATCTAACAATTTAGATGCTGATTATTCAAGTGTCCTTTCATTTACCAAAGCAAAACAATTAGTCTTACACTGTATCTAACAGTTCCAGAGGACACGCAAACAAAGtgcttaaaaaatatgctgttgATAAAATGTTGTATGTGGCATGTTACATGTTAAATCTGGAAGTATAATCACAAATGAGTTTAAATAATCAAGCTGTGTGTTCTGCTTCTGTCTAAATTTCTACTGTACACCGGATGGATCATGTTCACAGCATTCATCTCCATGCCACTGTTTGAGGGTTCCCATATATACTATATGACTCATGTAGACACCATTCACTACCatgccatctactgtagatctGAGATGCGAGCGGCTGGATGTTTACCGTTGGGGCCGGGGCCTGCCTTTACACAGGGTGCACCTACTATCTGCATCATTGCTACACCTGCAAGAACAACGGACAAGCAAGCATCTGGTTGAACACAGCAGGACACTAGACATGAGCTACCATCGTGTGTaagagtttgtttgtgtgtgtggccccACTCAGACAAAACACAAGCCCAAATTTTGGATTACTGTTATGTTACAACAGTTACTCAGCCTCTGTTGATGTTTATGAGCCTGTAATGTACTTAGAGATGTTAGGGATAAGCACAGTGTACATTAGGTTTATAAGATTTATTTGGAGGCTATTGCTACATTAACAATATggaggcaaagtcccgccccttccggtggaccccatggaaccttatttcggaaaaaatatgtacagtagtgaacggcgagagacaaaaaatgttttgatcccgtttgaattgcagcatgaatcacacatattatgtttgtcaatttaaaacagaattttgcaagtcaagaaagtcgcagtttgtcgtagtatcatttagttttgtgagtacatcccagtacgaaacacacaggcatcgtatcttcagcgagagagacgtcacttacgcgacttttgggtgtgtagtctttgtaattatgtattttcacagtcttattattcaacagttttacaaataAACAGcaatttctttttaaacagacaaacatcataagtgtgattcatggcgcaattcaaaaaggataaaaaaaattatttgtctctccctgttgactaccattcatattttttcccaAATAATGTCCCATGGTGGTACACCGGAAGGGGCGgtacttcacctctctattatGATAAAAAGAATACTGTAAAAAAGCACATGTAAAATAGTGAATGCATAATGTTGGAACACCACAAATCAAATCAGGGAGTCAATCAGGGAGCTCTCAGTCTGATATTTGTAAGCTGAATAACAATCAGCCCCAATCTAAAACTAGGCCCCTCTTACTGTAGTTCTGATTTTGCCAGACACTTCGTCCATAAAGAACACAATAAACTGGGGGAATTAACAAGAATGTGCTTCTTCGATCAAATTATGCCAAAATAAcggacagagaaaaaaaaagaaggaatcaAAGAAGACACataacagagaagaagagaaaagcaACAGAAAAAAACCTTGAAAGCAAACACACAGGAGCATTTACATTAGCTGAAATTTAAATTCAAGCCACTGCACTCAAGACTCGTTGTTGTGCGACTCTTCGGGGTGCTTTCACATTAGGGACCCGGGCACGGATCTGAGTACACTTGTGATTTTAGATGATGTCTGCGAAGAATGAGAGCAGCTCAATGGCTCAGcgggcagagaaagagagagacggggTGGGGAGGGGAGACAACGTGCAGAGTCGTCCTACTTTCAAATCAAACTTGGTGaaataaaagtttattttggccaaaccagagttggttattgttggaaagagtaacgacgacagtatcggtgagttttatttagtttctgtcaagtttgaatgaagtgttttacgatgccccgctgctagaacagctgatctcaacctaaacaaatacacgtgggtgatgacgcaagtgtactcgggtacggaacaaatttactaatgtgaaagctgagcagagagggggggcaatcatACTCGGGCACGGaacggatcaatcgtacctaatgtgaaaacgcccttaaACAAAATGCAAACAGACAGATCTGAGCTGACTGAACTAACAGAGTTATCCATGACCAGAAGATATCTAGTGGGAAGTCTTTAAAAAGACACTTGTGCAATTTACATGTATATGAGTATCCCTATAATCCTCCTGTGGTGTTCCAATAACAACTACAGTTGGAGTCCACAACATTTTTTGTTGTAATCAAAAATTCACCAATAATGCTGAGTCAGTTTCCACAGAGTCTGTAGCTGATTATCAGTCACAAACCTAAACTAAGTAGCATATTAGCATCAGAGTAATTGAATAATCTTAACTGGTTATTTTACAAGCAACATTATACTTTCTACTAGATTACACTTGCCCTGGTTTAAGTCTTTTAATATTAAGTATCTGACGATATAGAGTCCGATCCGCTACTTATGTTTACCTGGCAGCAGGAGGTGGGTCTATGCATTGATTAAATATGTATCTGGCACAATGAAATAACAGGTGTAGCCTACAAAATTTTGCCCACCGTATTATTCAAGAGCTACTTAATCCAAACACCTAAGGGCCTAGTTCAAAACCCTTAAAATGATCAACTTAAATTATTGATCTGACATGAATGAAAGTGCAACAGGATGACACGATCAGCGAGAGAGAAGCCA
This window harbors:
- the tcerg1b gene encoding transcription elongation regulator 1 isoform X5, which encodes MADQTESETIGFSDNRMVQQAVRFRGPAPAPAPVPAQTPVLRGPPPLLRPPPPPFGMMRGPPPRPPFARPPFDPNMPPIPPPGGMPPPIGPPHLQRPPFLPPPMGNLPPPPGMLFPPGMPPVPASGAPALNPAEEIWVENKTPEGKAYYYNARTRESSWSKPDGVKIIQQSELNPLLVAGSAGPGPSVGVTAAASSSSVNTTASTAASASPTQALSTTPSRTLSSSPDSTIVSPSVTISATLVADISPVATVSSTVVSPVTVVTVSTVPSPVTAVQSMSLLPAGLSHNVGQPNAAMPAFPPVMVPPFRVPLPGMHIPLPGVAMMQIVGAPCVKAGPGPNGMLPGMGPPLVSMMHPQLTLQAAPASMAGSLQLPEWSEYKTADGKNYYYNNRTLESTWEKPMALVEREKEAQRIKERLAQEEAEAMEMEDEENKTENTNNEKEEPKEEEMTEEEKAAQKARPIATNPIPGTPWCVVWTGDDRVFFYNPTTRLSMWDRPEELVGRADVDKHIQEPPHKRGPEDSKKIGVSKEEPELAVATEENQDEEPTKAKKRKKEEVKEADSEKEAAMEAELRAARERAIVPLEARMTQFREMLLERGVSAFSTWDKELHKIVFDPRYLLLNPKERKQVFDQYVKTRAEEERKEKKNKLMQAKDEFRRMMEDAKFTPRTTFSEFAVKHGRDPRFKTIEKMKDREAIFMEFITAIRKREKEDSKSRGEKVKQDFYDLLSEQHIEGGQRWSKVKERLETDPRYKSVESSALREELFKQYMEKQAKSVDIDKERELERQARIEASLREREREVQKARSEQTKEIDREREQHKREEAIQHFKALMSDMVRSSDATWSDTRRNLRKDHRWESASLLEREEKEKLFNEHVEALAKKKKEHFRQLLDETSMITLTTTWKEVKKVIKEDPRCIKFSSSDRKRQREFEDYIKDKYITAKADFRTLLKETKFITYRSRKLIQESEQHLKDVEKILQNDKRYLVLECVPEERRKLIMFYIEDLDRRGPPPPPTASEPTRRSTK
- the tcerg1b gene encoding transcription elongation regulator 1 isoform X6; the protein is MADQTESETIGFSDNRMVQQAVRFRGPAPAPAPVPAQTPVLRGPPPLLRPPPPPFGMMRGPPPRPPFARPPFDPNMPPIPPPGGMPPPIGPPHLQWCSNSHLAGRVCKEIDHKRPPFLPPPMGNLPPPPGMLFPPGMPPVPASGAPALNPAEEIWVENKTPEGKAYYYNARTRESSWSKPDGVKIIQQSELNPLLVAGSAGPGPSVGVTAAASSSSVNTTASTAASASPTQALSTTPSRTLSSSPDSTIVSPSVTISATLVADISPVATVSSTVVSPVTVVTVSTVPSPVTAVQSMSLLPAGLSHNVGQPNAAMPAFPPVMVPPFRVPLPGMHIPLPGMLPGMGPPLVSMMHPQLTLQAAPASMAGSLQLPEWSEYKTADGKNYYYNNRTLESTWEKPMALVEREKEAQRIKERLAQEEAEAMEMEDEENKTENTNNEKEEPKEEEMTEEEKAAQKARPIATNPIPGTPWCVVWTGDDRVFFYNPTTRLSMWDRPEELVGRADVDKHIQEPPHKRGPEDSKKIGVSKEEPELAVATEENQDEEPTKAKKRKKEEVKEADSEKEAAMEAELRAARERAIVPLEARMTQFREMLLERGVSAFSTWDKELHKIVFDPRYLLLNPKERKQVFDQYVKTRAEEERKEKKNKLMQAKDEFRRMMEDAKFTPRTTFSEFAVKHGRDPRFKTIEKMKDREAIFMEFITAIRKREKEDSKSRGEKVKQDFYDLLSEQHIEGGQRWSKVKERLETDPRYKSVESSALREELFKQYMEKQAKSVDIDKERELERQARIEASLREREREVQKARSEQTKEIDREREQHKREEAIQHFKALMSDMVRSSDATWSDTRRNLRKDHRWESASLLEREEKEKLFNEHVEALAKKKKEHFRQLLDETSMITLTTTWKEVKKVIKEDPRCIKFSSSDRKRQREFEDYIKDKYITAKADFRTLLKETKFITYRSRKLIQESEQHLKDVEKILQNDKRYLVLECVPEERRKLIMFYIEDLDRRGPPPPPTASEPTRRSTK
- the tcerg1b gene encoding transcription elongation regulator 1 isoform X8, which translates into the protein MADQTESETIGFSDNRMVQQAVRFRGPAPAPAPVPAQTPVLRGPPPLLRPPPPPFGMMRGPPPRPPFARPPFDPNMPPIPPPGGMPPPIGPPHLQRPPFLPPPMGNLPPPPGMLFPPGMPPVPASGAPALNPAEEIWVENKTPEGKAYYYNARTRESSWSKPDGVKIIQQSELNPLLVAGSAGPGPSVGVTAAASSSSVNTTASTAASASPTQALSTTPSRTLSSSPDSTIVSPSVTISATLVADISPVATVSSTVVSPVTVVTVSTVPSPVTAVQSMSLLPAGLSHNVGQPNAAMPAFPPVMVPPFRVPLPGMHIPLPGMLPGMGPPLVSMMHPQLTLQAAPASMAGSLQLPEWSEYKTADGKNYYYNNRTLESTWEKPMALVEREKEAQRIKERLAQEEAEAMEMEDEENKTENTNNEKEEPKEEEMTEEEKAAQKARPIATNPIPGTPWCVVWTGDDRVFFYNPTTRLSMWDRPEELVGRADVDKHIQEPPHKRGPEDSKKIGVSKEEPELAVATEENQDEEPTKAKKRKKEEVKEADSEKEAAMEAELRAARERAIVPLEARMTQFREMLLERGVSAFSTWDKELHKIVFDPRYLLLNPKERKQVFDQYVKTRAEEERKEKKNKLMQAKDEFRRMMEDAKFTPRTTFSEFAVKHGRDPRFKTIEKMKDREAIFMEFITAIRKREKEDSKSRGEKVKQDFYDLLSEQHIEGGQRWSKVKERLETDPRYKSVESSALREELFKQYMEKQAKSVDIDKERELERQARIEASLREREREVQKARSEQTKEIDREREQHKREEAIQHFKALMSDMVRSSDATWSDTRRNLRKDHRWESASLLEREEKEKLFNEHVEALAKKKKEHFRQLLDETSMITLTTTWKEVKKVIKEDPRCIKFSSSDRKRQREFEDYIKDKYITAKADFRTLLKETKFITYRSRKLIQESEQHLKDVEKILQNDKRYLVLECVPEERRKLIMFYIEDLDRRGPPPPPTASEPTRRSTK